DNA from Asanoa sp. WMMD1127:
AGCGGATCGGCACACTTCACGCGGCCACGCACGGCGACCCGACGCTGAGTCCCCGGTTCCGCACCGTGCTGGGCCCGCGCGGCTTCACCGACGAGCTGCGGCAGTCCTTCTACGACGCCGACGGCACCTGGGGCGCGCTGTTCGCCTACCGGACGGACGGCCGGTTCAGCGCCGACGAGGTGGCCCAGCTCGCGCCGGCCGGCCGGCTGTTCGGGGCGGCCCTGCACAACGCGCTCGCCCGCGGGCACGCCGCGACGGAGCCGCCACCCGCAACCGCGCCGCCGGCCGAGGCGCCCCGGTCCGGCCGGTTCCGTCTGCCACGTCAACGCCGCAACCGCGGCCCTGGCCTGGGTGAGCCGCCGGCCGCGGCGCCGGTCGCGCCCGACTCCGAGACCGGCCGTCTGGTGCTATCCCCCGACGGCCGGCTGCTGGACGTCACGGCCGCCGCGCGCAGCGTCCTCGACGCGGTCGAGCTCGACCGGGTCGGCAACGCCGTCGCCAAGGGCCGCCGGACCGGCCTGGTCGACACGTCGGGCGGCCTGCGCTACGACGGCCGGTGGCTGGCCTTCCACGCCGTCGACCTGGAGAGCGCGATCGCGGTCAGCGTCGGCCGCATCCGGCCGCACGAGATCGGCGCCTTCGTCGTGCGGGCCCGCGGCCTCCAGGCGTGGCACGAGAAGATCCTCGGCGCCGTCGCCCGGGGCCGCAACACGCGGCAGATCGCCCGCGAGCTGAGCCTGTCGGTGTACGCCGTCGAGGACGGCCTGACCGAGCTGCTGACCGCCTTCCGCGCCGGCAGCCGGGCGGAGCTGCTGAGCAGCCTGTTCTTCGACCACTACGTGCCGTTCCACGCCTCCGACGTGCTCGTCCGGCGGGGGAATGCGCCCGACGCGGGAGGCGGGCACTCGAAGCTGCCCTGATCCGCCCCCGCCCGCGTCGATCGGTGCGAGCCTGGAGGGCATGGCAGCACTTTCTTACGAAACCTATGTGGCGCCGGCGAAACCGGTGGTTTCCGATGACGTGCCGGCCGGGGAGACCCGTGAGGTGTGGTCTCCGACCAGCGCCACGCTGATCCACGGCGAGCGGGAGGCGGTGCTGGTCGACGCGCTGCTGACCGACGGCGAAGGCGACGACCTGGCCGACTGGGTCGAGGACGCGGGCCGGGAGCTGACCGCCATCTATGTGACGCACGGGCACGGCGACCACTTCTTCGGCGCGGCGGCCCTGCTCGACCGGTTCCCCGACGCCCGGCTGGTGGCGACGCCCGAGGTGGTCGACGTGATGACCGAGCAACTGCGGCCGGAGGTCCTGGACGGCTTCTGGCGGGCCCGGTTCCCCGACCAGATCGGCGATCCGGTGGTGGCCGAGCCGCTCGACGGCGACACGATTCCGCTGGAGGGCGAGGAGCTGCACGCGGTCGCGCTCGGGCACAGCGACACCGACCACACGACCGCGCTGCACGCGCCGTCGATCGGGCTGGTGGTGGCCGGCGACAGCGTCTACAACGGCGTGCATCCCTACCTGGCCGAGGCCGGGCCTGGGGCCGACCGGCTCGGTGGCTGGTTCGGCGCGCTCGACACGGTGGCCGCACTGCGGCCGCGGGTGGTGGTGGCGGGGCACAAGGCGCCCGGCGCGCCGGACGCACCCGGCGACGTCGACGCCACCCGCGACTACCTGCGGGACTGGGCGGAGGCGGTGCGCCGCACGGGTGACGCCCGGGCCCTTTACGACACGATGGTCGAGCGATACCCGGACCGGATCAACCGCGCGGTCCTCTGGCACTCGGCCGAGGCCGCCAAAGCCTGAGGACCGGCGCGGCGGGTGCCCGCCGCGCCGGCCCGTTCGGTCAGACGGAGATCCGGCCCGCGCCGGCTCCCGCCGTGACGCTCGCCTTCACGCCGGAGGCGCTGTCGAGCTGGTACGAGTAGGGAATGCCGGCGACACTGCCCCCACCGCTCTCCGGGGTGCCGGAGCCGGTGAAGTAGTTGTTGCGCTGGACGATCGCGCCGTCGTCGGAGTCCGCGTAACCGACGAGGGTCGGCTCGTCGACGCCCTCGAAGTAGTTGCCCTCCACCAGCACGCCGGCGCCCATTGTGGACGCGACGCCGTACTCGTTGTTGTGGTAGTAGTTGTTGTAGACGTGCACCGGGTTGCCGAACCGGACCCGCGGGTGGCGGGTGCCGGAGCCGTCGAACCAGTTGTGGTGATAGGTCACCCGCAGGTGGCCGCGGTCCTCGCTCGCGTTGTCGTCGCTGTGCCCGAGCAGCATCGACTTGTCGTGCCCGTAGACGCGGTTCCACGAGACGGTCACGTAGTCGGAGGCGCGTTTGACGTCGACCGCGCCGTCGTACCCGTTGGTGAAGCTGTTGTGGTCCACCCAGACGCGGGTCGAGTACTGCACGTTGATCGCGTCGTCGTCCCAGTCGCGGAACGAGATGTTGCGGATGATCACGTTGCTGGCGTTGGCGACGTTGAGCCCGCAGCCGTCGATCACCGCGCCGGCGTTGCCGAGGATGGTCTTGTTGGAGCCGACCGAGATCATGCCGGAGCAGGAGATCGTGCCGGACACCCGGACCACCCGGGCGGTGCTGCCGGAGACCGCGCTGGACAGGGCCGACGAGCTGGTGACCGTGGTCGCCGCGGCGCTGCCGCCACCGGTGGTGCCACCTCCCTGGGTCGCCCAGCCGACGAGGCCGGTCTGCGGCGGGGTGCCGCCGCCGCCTCCGCCGCCGACCCGGTTCAGCGACCACTGCTGGTTCCAGCCGCCGAGGTCGGCGTACTGGGAGATGATGCCGCCGTCCGCGGTCGACCACTCCCAGAGGTCGAGCGCCTTGCCGCTGTGCCGGTTGAGCAGCTTCACGAAGCGGCTGTCGGTGTCGCGCACGGCGAAGTGCTGCCGGGTCGTGCCGTTGTCGGTGTTGGCCACGAGCTGCGCGCCGTCCTGGGCGTTGGGCAGCTCGAGGACCTTGCCGCTGTGCCGGGAGCGCAGCTTGTAGTAGCCGTTGCCGGCGTCCACGAACTGCCACTGCTGTGCGTTGTTGTCGGTGCGGGCCCACTGCACGATCGGGGCGCCGTCGGCGGTGTTGAAGTTGTAGAGATCGACGGCTTTGCCGCTGTGCCGGGAGACCAGCACGTAGTAGGCACCGGTGTCGATGGTCGCCGCGTGCGCGGGCGCGGCCACCACCTGCGTGACCGCGACGGCTGCCAGCAGGCCGAGGGCGGCCGCCAGCAGCGCGCGTACGCGGCGCGCGGGAGCGGATGGTTGCATTGTGAAAAGACCTCCATGCCGAGTCGCCGGCGGGGCTGGTCGCCGGCTTGCGTGAGTTGGCCAGGAAAGCGCTTTCCTCGGGCAACGTAGGGCTTTACAACCATGCTCGTCAATGCTTTGACGCGTGCAGGAAGTTTGCAGCCGTCGTGATCTTCCCTGGTCGGCGCTATCGTCAGCGGCATGCGGGTGGTCAGCCGGGAGCGGATCGTCGAGGGCGGCTGCGTGTTCTTCCTGCGGCACGCCACAGTGGACATGGGCGGCCTGGCCGACAGCCTGGCGGTCAGCCGGGCGACGCTCTACCGCGTGGTGCACGGCCGCGACCCGCTGCTCGGCGACGTGCTCTGGCGGCTCGGCGAGGCGACGTTGGCCCGTGCCCGGGCGCGGACGACCAGCCCCGGCATCGAGGGCGTGCTGGAGACCACCCGCCGGTTCGCCGGGCAGCTGCGGCAGGCCGAGCCGTTCCTGGCCTTTCTGCGGGCCGAGCCGGCGACCGCCGCCCGGGTGCTGTTCACGCCGGCCGGCGGGGTGCACGCCCGCGTCGTCGCCGCGCAGCGGGGCATCCTGGCCGCCGCGGCCGGTGTCGGCTGGTCGCCGGGCGACCTCGACAGCGCCGCCTACCTCTACGTGCGGATCATCGAGTCGGCCCTTTACGCCGAGCTGCTCGGCGGCGGCCCCGCCGACCCGGACACCGCCGAGCGGGCCGCGCGCGCCGTGCTGGAGGCATGCTGAGACGGCCGTCGCAGCTTGCCCGCCGGCCGTAGCCGCTCGCATCGACGACCACTTATGGTGCGGCCATGACTCGTCCCTGGCGCCGCGTCGCCCTCGCCACCGCCGCCGGCCTGGTCGGATCCCTGCTCACGGCCGCACCGGGCCAGGCCGCCGCCGCACCGGGCCAGGCCGCACCGGTCCTCCGCGGTCCGATTCCGGTGGGGGAGACGCACCCCTTCTTCTCGACGCCGTTCGACCTCGCCCGGCACGGCTACGTGGAGGAGGAGTTCTACCTCGCCGGCGCCGCGGACGGGTGGGACACCGCGGGCAACCAGGTGGCCACCGACGTGCCCTACCAGACCCGGCTCGTGGTGCGCCGCCCGGCGAGCCCGCGCGCGTTCAGCGGCACAGCCCTGGTCGAGTGGCAGAACGTGACGGCCGGCTACGACCTCGACGCGCTGTGGAACCCGGAGGCGACCGTGCGCGCCGGCCACGCCTGGGTCGGCGTCTCCGCCCAGCGGGTCGGCGTCGACCAGCTCCGCGGCTGGAGCCCGGCCCGCTACGGCGCGCTCGACGTGACCGGAGGCGGGCGGTTCGTGACCGACGAGCTGTCCTACGACATCTTCGCCCAGGCCGGCGCCGCGATCGGCCAGCGCCTGCGGGCCCGGACGCTGCTCGCCATCGGCGCCTCGCAGTCGGCGTCGCGGATGACCGTCTACTACGACCGGGTGCTGCCCCAGGTGCGGCCGGTCTTCGACGGCTACGGGTTCATCGTCGGCTCCGCGCCCACCCGGGTCGGCGCCGAGCCGGTCTTCCAGGTGCTGTCCGAGACCGACGTGCGTACGCCCGTCCGCCCGGCCGACACCGACCGCTTCCGCCGGTGGGAGGTGGCCGGCGGGGCGCACAGCGGCCACAACGGCCAGGTCTACCGGGCCCCGATCCAGGAACGCGACCTCGGCGCGGCGCCGGTATACACGTGCGCCCAACCGCCGTTCAGCCGGATCCCGGTGCAGCACGTTACCGCCGCGGCGTACGCGCACCTGGAGCGCTGGGTCGAGCGCGGCACGCCGCCACCGACGGCGCCGCCGATCGAGTTCAACGCCGACGGCACGAAGGCCCGCGACGAGCTGGGCCTGGTCCGGGGCGGCATCCGGCTGTCGCAGCTGGCGGTCCCGACGGCCCTGAACACCGGCGACAACGCGGGCGAGTCGTTCTGCTTCCTGTTCGGCACGCACCAGCCGTTCGACGAGGCCACATTGGACCGTCTTTACAGGACTCACCTGGGTTACGGCGCTCGGGTGGTGGCCGTCGACGCGCGCAACATCGTCGCCGGCTACCTCCAGCCCGCCGACGCGGCACAGAACCTGCGCGAGGCCCTGCGATCCGACGTCGGCCGCTGAAGAAGCCGGCGGCGCCGCAGGGCGCCGCCGGCTCAGGCGTCGCGGCGCCGGAAGAGGGCCCCGGCGGTGACGACGACCAGGGCGACGAAAACCGCGAACACCCCACCCGACGGCCAGCGGCTGAGCAGGCCCACCTCCGACGCCAGGCCGCCGGACGCCTCGCCGGCCGCGCTGACCAGTTGGAGGCCCGCGGTGAACGGCAGGAACTTCACCGCCGGCGTCAGCCAGTCGAGCTGCGGCACGTAGGACAGCCGGAAGACGAGCTGTTCGACGATCATCGGCGTCACCAGCAGCACCACCAAGGCCCCGGGGACGCCCCGCAGGAGCTGGCCGAGCGCGACCCCCAGCAGCGCCCAGCCGGCCGCCAGCAACAGGTAGCCCGACACCGTCGGGTCGGTCACGTCCGGCGGCAGGTCCCAGAACGGCAGCGTGGCGGCGATGTTGAGCACCATCGACAGCGCGGCCGTCAGCACCGCCGTGCCCGCGACCACGATCAGCTTGGCGGTGAACAGGGTGACCCGCTGCGGCACCGACGTCAGCGTCGGCTGGATCGTGCCATAGCGGTAGTCGTGGCCCGAGGCGAACACCCCCAGCACCGCCAGCAGGACGATCGCCATCGGCACCGGCGCGTGGGCCCCGCCCCCGGTCACCACCGCCACCACCACGTCGTGGGCCGGCGTCCCGTGCCGGGTCGCGTAGGCCGCCAGGAACGCGATCGCCGCGTTCACCAGCAGGGCCGAGCCGATCAGCCAGTACGTGGACCGCAGCGTACGCAGCCGCACCCACTCGAAGCGCAACGCGTCCGTCATGCCGCACCGCCCGGCGCCTGCGCGACGTACTCCTCGGCGTCGCCGGTCGCCGTCATGAACGCCGTCTCCAGCGAGGCGGTCGCCGTGGTCAGCTCGTGTACCCGCACCCCCGCGCCGAACGCGACGTCGCCCACCGCGGCCGCGTCGGCGCCGTGCACCCGCAGCGCGCCGTCGTCCAGCGGCTCGGCGCTGACCCCGTCGAGATCCCGCAGCGCGGCTGCCAGCACGGAGACCGACGGCGTGCGCACGAGGACCGTCGACTGCGTGAACTCGCGAACGAACCCCTCGACCCGGCCGTTGTAGATCATCCGACCCCGGCCGACGACGACCAGCTCGTCGGCCATCAGCGACATCTCCGAGAGCAGGTGGCTGGAGACGAGAATGGTCCGGCCCTCGGCGGCCAGCGCCCGCAGCACGTCGCGCAGCCAGTGGATGCCGTGCGGGTCCAGGCCGTTGGCCGGCTCGTCGAGGATCAGCGTGCCCGGGTCGCCGAGCAGCGCCTGGGCCAGGCCGAGTCGCTGCGCCATGCCGAGCGAGAAGCCCTTCGGCTTGCGGCGGGCCACGTCGGCGATGCCGACGAACTCGAGCACCTCGTCGACCCGCGCGGCCGGGATCGCGCTGCCGGCGGCCAGCATCCGCAGGTGGTTGCGGGCGGTGCGGGTCGGGTGGAACGCCTTCGCCTCGAGCACCGCGCCGATCTCGCGCATCGGGTGCCGAATCGTGCTGAACCGGCGCCCGTCGAAGAGGGTCTGGCCGGTGCCGTGGTCGAGGTCGAGCATCAGCCGCATGGTGGTGGACTTGCCGGCGCCGTTGGGGCCGAGGAAGCCGGTGACCATGCCGGGGCGGACCTCGAACGTGAGGTCGTCGACGGCGACCTTCGCGCCGTACCGCTTGCCCAAGCGGGTCGCTGAAATCATGCCGGCAGGATCGCCCAGGGTTGCTGTGTCCCGGCTGAGAGTCGAGAGTGGTGGCGTGAAACGGGCCCTGGCCGCACTGACCGTCGCCGCGTTCGTCACCCTCCTGGTCGACGTGCTCGCGGCGCACCGGCCCGCGTACGCCATCTTCCCGGCCGGCGTGTTCGTGCTCGCCGCTACCTTCGGCTTCGCGCTGGTCGAGACCCGGGCCGAGCGCTGGCCGCGGTACGCGTACATCGTGCTGCTCTTCCCCCTCGGCGGCACGGTGTTCGCGACCTCCGGCGCGTCTGTCGGCGCCACGCTGATGCTGGTCGTGCTGGTCAGCCAGACCACCCTGCTGCTGCCGATGCCGGCCGTGGTCGCGGTGGTCGCGCTCGTGCCGTTCTTCCACGCGGGCATGGCGTTCGCCGAGGGCCTGCGCGAGGGCCTCGGGCTGCTGGCCGCCGCCGTGTTCGCCGCCGTGCTGACCAAGCTGCTGATGCGCGAGCAGTCGGCCAGGGCGCAACTGCGGGAGTACGCGACGCAGGTCGAGCGGCTCGCCGCGGCGCAGGAGCGCAACCGGGTGGCCCGCGACATCCACGACGGACTCGGGCACGCGTTGACGGTGGTGCAGATGCAGATCAAGGCGGCCCGGGCGGTGCTGGCCAGCCAGCCGGAGCGGGCCGACGAGGTGCTCGCCAAGGCCCAGGACCAGGCCGAGGAGGCCCTGCGTGAGGTGCGCCGGTCGGTCGGCGCGCTGCGCGAGCCGCGGCCGGCGGTGCCGCTGCCGGAGGCGCTCAAGGCGCTGGCCGCGGAGACCTCGGCGGCCGGCGTGACGACCGAGCTGAGCGTGACCGGCACCGTGCGGGCGCTCGGCCCCGAGACGGCGGAGTCGCTGTTCCGGGCGGCCCAGGAAGGCCTGACCAACGTGCGCAAACACGCCGGCGCGAGCCGGGTGGAGCTGACCCTCGACTACTCGCGGCCGGCGGCGGTGCGCCTCGAGGTGCGCGACGACGGCGCCGGCACGGCGGGGGAGGGCGGCACGGGCTACGGCCTGCTCGGCGTACGCGAACGCGCCACGCACCTCGGTGGCCGGATGAGCCTGGAGTCGGCGCCGGGCCAGGGCGCCACCCTGCTCGTCGAGGTGCCCGGATGACCGTGCGCGTGTTGCTCGTCGACGACCAGGCGCTGTTCCGCGAGGCGCTGGCGATGCTGCTCGGCGTGCGGGCCGACGTCGAGGTGGTGGGCGAGGCCGGTGACGGCGCGCAGGCGCTGGCCCGGGTCGCCGAGACGGCCCCCGACGTGGTGCTGATGGACCTGCGGATGCCGGTGCTCGACGGGGTGGCGGCCACCCGCCGGTTGAAGGTCGACCATCCCGGCGTACGGGTGATCGCGCTGACCACGTTCGACGACGACGAGGACGTGTTCGCGGCGCTGCGCGCCGGTGCGGTGGGTTACCTGCTCAAGGACGTCTCGTCGGAGCGGCTGGTCGAGGCGGTGCTGGCGGCCGCCCGGGGCGAGTCGGTGCTCCAGCCGTCGGTGGCGGCCAAGGTGGTGGCCCGGATCGCCACCTTGCCCGTCGACGAACCGAGGCCGCCGCAGCCGCTGGTCGTGCCGCTCTCCGACCGCGAGCTGGACGTGGTCCGGCTGCTGGCGCAGGGCCGCAGCAACCGCGAGATCGCGGCGGCGCTCTACCTGGCCGAGGGCACGGTCAAGAACCATGTGACCAACGTGCTCGGCAAGCTCGGCGCCCGCGACCGCACCCAGGCCGCCCTGCGCGCCCGCGCCCTCGGCCTCCTGTGACCGCCGGGGTCATGACCCCGGTCATGACCTTCGGCACCTGGCACGGCGGCCGGCACCCGGGAGCATCGACGTCACCGAACGAGAGCTCACGAGGGGACACCGATCATGACCGCCGCCGCGCAGCCCACCCGCACGGGCCACCTCCGCTTCGCCCTCCACTACCTCGAGATGGTCGTCTCGATGTTGGTCGGCATGTTCGCGCTCGCGCCGCTGTGGCCGGCCGCGGCCACCGCCCACCCGGCCGCCGACGCGCTGGTCATGGCCACCAACATGTCGATCGGCATGGCGGTCTGGATGGCGATCCGCCGGCACGCCTGGCCCCGGATCGCCGAGATGGTGGCCGCGATGTACGCGCCGTTCGTCGTGCTGCTGGTGCCGTACTTCCTCGGCGCGCTGTCGGGGCACGGCCTGATGATGGGCGGCCACGTGCTGATGTTCGTGACAATGCTGGCCGCGATGATCTGGCGCCGCGGCGACTATTACCACCACGGTCACCACTGACGCGAATAAATGAGTCGGCCGGGAGCGAACTCGCTCCGGCCGACTCTTTTTCCTTTTGCTTATTTCTTCCTTAAGAATTGCACGGGTCAGGCGACTGACGCGAGGCGGCGCGGCGCCGGCTCCGAGATCTCCTGGTGCTGCGGGGTCTCGGTGCGCATCGGCAGCGGGACCGCCTGCATGGGGGGCAGCGGGGTCGCGATCATCGCGCGGGCCAGCGAGGTGAACGCGTGCGCCGCGTTGACCGAGACGAGGCCGACCAGCCGGTCGTCGCGGTGGTAGCCGACGACCACGCCGGACCGGGCCTTGTCGCGCCGGTGCCGCTTCAGCTCGCTGATCGAGACCTCGCCGTCGGGCACGAGCTCGCCGCAGACCTGGATGCGCAGGCCCCACTGCTCGGTCCAGAAGCGCGGGATGACGGTCACCGGGCCGGCCTCGCCGTCCTCGGCGAGCAGCGTCCGGGCAGCCCCGCGGCCCTGCTCGAGCGAGCTGATCCAGTGCTCGGCCTTGCGCGGGGTGGGCCCGTAGCGCAGGTTGGGCCAGCTGGCGACGGCGCCGCAGGCGACAACGTCCTCGAGGCCGATCACCCGCAGGCTCGGGTCGCAGGCGACGCCGTTGGACAGGTCGATACCGGCGTTCTCCAGCCAGCCCGTGTCGGGCCGGCCGCCGGTGGTCGCGACCACCACGTCGCCGATCAGGTTCTCGCCGTCGTCGAGCTGCACCATCCAGCCGTCGCGGAACCGGTTGGCGGAGGCGACCCGGTGCCCGAGCCGGAAGTCGACGCCCTCCTCGCGCATCACGTCGGTGACGTGGCCGCCGATCTCCTCACCGAGGGCGCGGGCCATCACCTGGTGCTTGGAGTCGATGACGACGCAGTCGCGGGCCATCGAGCGCACGGCCGAGGCGACCTCGGAGCCGGTGATGCCGCCGCCGACGATGATGACCCGCTCCGCGGTGCGCAGCGCGCGCCGCAGGGCC
Protein-coding regions in this window:
- a CDS encoding ATP-binding cassette domain-containing protein, encoding MISATRLGKRYGAKVAVDDLTFEVRPGMVTGFLGPNGAGKSTTMRLMLDLDHGTGQTLFDGRRFSTIRHPMREIGAVLEAKAFHPTRTARNHLRMLAAGSAIPAARVDEVLEFVGIADVARRKPKGFSLGMAQRLGLAQALLGDPGTLILDEPANGLDPHGIHWLRDVLRALAAEGRTILVSSHLLSEMSLMADELVVVGRGRMIYNGRVEGFVREFTQSTVLVRTPSVSVLAAALRDLDGVSAEPLDDGALRVHGADAAAVGDVAFGAGVRVHELTTATASLETAFMTATGDAEEYVAQAPGGAA
- a CDS encoding RICIN domain-containing protein, encoding MQPSAPARRVRALLAAALGLLAAVAVTQVVAAPAHAATIDTGAYYVLVSRHSGKAVDLYNFNTADGAPIVQWARTDNNAQQWQFVDAGNGYYKLRSRHSGKVLELPNAQDGAQLVANTDNGTTRQHFAVRDTDSRFVKLLNRHSGKALDLWEWSTADGGIISQYADLGGWNQQWSLNRVGGGGGGGTPPQTGLVGWATQGGGTTGGGSAAATTVTSSSALSSAVSGSTARVVRVSGTISCSGMISVGSNKTILGNAGAVIDGCGLNVANASNVIIRNISFRDWDDDAINVQYSTRVWVDHNSFTNGYDGAVDVKRASDYVTVSWNRVYGHDKSMLLGHSDDNASEDRGHLRVTYHHNWFDGSGTRHPRVRFGNPVHVYNNYYHNNEYGVASTMGAGVLVEGNYFEGVDEPTLVGYADSDDGAIVQRNNYFTGSGTPESGGGSVAGIPYSYQLDSASGVKASVTAGAGAGRISV
- a CDS encoding alpha/beta hydrolase domain-containing protein, producing MTRPWRRVALATAAGLVGSLLTAAPGQAAAAPGQAAPVLRGPIPVGETHPFFSTPFDLARHGYVEEEFYLAGAADGWDTAGNQVATDVPYQTRLVVRRPASPRAFSGTALVEWQNVTAGYDLDALWNPEATVRAGHAWVGVSAQRVGVDQLRGWSPARYGALDVTGGGRFVTDELSYDIFAQAGAAIGQRLRARTLLAIGASQSASRMTVYYDRVLPQVRPVFDGYGFIVGSAPTRVGAEPVFQVLSETDVRTPVRPADTDRFRRWEVAGGAHSGHNGQVYRAPIQERDLGAAPVYTCAQPPFSRIPVQHVTAAAYAHLERWVERGTPPPTAPPIEFNADGTKARDELGLVRGGIRLSQLAVPTALNTGDNAGESFCFLFGTHQPFDEATLDRLYRTHLGYGARVVAVDARNIVAGYLQPADAAQNLREALRSDVGR
- a CDS encoding MBL fold metallo-hydrolase, with product MAALSYETYVAPAKPVVSDDVPAGETREVWSPTSATLIHGEREAVLVDALLTDGEGDDLADWVEDAGRELTAIYVTHGHGDHFFGAAALLDRFPDARLVATPEVVDVMTEQLRPEVLDGFWRARFPDQIGDPVVAEPLDGDTIPLEGEELHAVALGHSDTDHTTALHAPSIGLVVAGDSVYNGVHPYLAEAGPGADRLGGWFGALDTVAALRPRVVVAGHKAPGAPDAPGDVDATRDYLRDWAEAVRRTGDARALYDTMVERYPDRINRAVLWHSAEAAKA
- a CDS encoding sensor histidine kinase; this translates as MKRALAALTVAAFVTLLVDVLAAHRPAYAIFPAGVFVLAATFGFALVETRAERWPRYAYIVLLFPLGGTVFATSGASVGATLMLVVLVSQTTLLLPMPAVVAVVALVPFFHAGMAFAEGLREGLGLLAAAVFAAVLTKLLMREQSARAQLREYATQVERLAAAQERNRVARDIHDGLGHALTVVQMQIKAARAVLASQPERADEVLAKAQDQAEEALREVRRSVGALREPRPAVPLPEALKALAAETSAAGVTTELSVTGTVRALGPETAESLFRAAQEGLTNVRKHAGASRVELTLDYSRPAAVRLEVRDDGAGTAGEGGTGYGLLGVRERATHLGGRMSLESAPGQGATLLVEVPG
- a CDS encoding QsdR family transcriptional regulator; its protein translation is MRVVSRERIVEGGCVFFLRHATVDMGGLADSLAVSRATLYRVVHGRDPLLGDVLWRLGEATLARARARTTSPGIEGVLETTRRFAGQLRQAEPFLAFLRAEPATAARVLFTPAGGVHARVVAAQRGILAAAAGVGWSPGDLDSAAYLYVRIIESALYAELLGGGPADPDTAERAARAVLEAC
- a CDS encoding FAD-dependent oxidoreductase, with protein sequence MTRRIRRADYGRILIVGTGRAGVAAAEELRRQGFPGEIAMLGAEKEGPYDRPSCSKGILTGHKRPQDTRMPFHDEDLTWYLGRTAIDLDPDNHRVETDTGESFAYDGLVIATGSSPSMPKWAAEPGVHLLHNLEHAWALRRALRTAERVIIVGGGITGSEVASAVRSMARDCVVIDSKHQVMARALGEEIGGHVTDVMREEGVDFRLGHRVASANRFRDGWMVQLDDGENLIGDVVVATTGGRPDTGWLENAGIDLSNGVACDPSLRVIGLEDVVACGAVASWPNLRYGPTPRKAEHWISSLEQGRGAARTLLAEDGEAGPVTVIPRFWTEQWGLRIQVCGELVPDGEVSISELKRHRRDKARSGVVVGYHRDDRLVGLVSVNAAHAFTSLARAMIATPLPPMQAVPLPMRTETPQHQEISEPAPRRLASVA
- a CDS encoding response regulator transcription factor, which translates into the protein MTVRVLLVDDQALFREALAMLLGVRADVEVVGEAGDGAQALARVAETAPDVVLMDLRMPVLDGVAATRRLKVDHPGVRVIALTTFDDDEDVFAALRAGAVGYLLKDVSSERLVEAVLAAARGESVLQPSVAAKVVARIATLPVDEPRPPQPLVVPLSDRELDVVRLLAQGRSNREIAAALYLAEGTVKNHVTNVLGKLGARDRTQAALRARALGLL